A region from the Hydra vulgaris chromosome 10, alternate assembly HydraT2T_AEP genome encodes:
- the LOC136086138 gene encoding deoxyuridine 5'-triphosphate nucleotidohydrolase-like, with protein MVKIRDTQEWSYYETKESACFDLRSIAYKYGVVVFNSLGIIDADYKDETKVLLYNYSKEDYIIKRRDAVARMGFLKIFKAIKRVVDIDGCFCRKQTIPMIKNVERNGGFGSTGKQFVY; from the exons atggttaaaataaGAGATACACAAGAATGGTCTTATTATGAAACAAAAGAGAGTGCTTGCTTTGATTTGAGAA GTATTGCTTATAAATATGGTGTTGTCGTATTCAATTCACTAGGAATAATAGACGCTGATTATAAAGATGAAACTAAAGTGTTGCTTTATAATTATTCGAAAGAAGATTATATTATCAAACGTAGAGACGCTGTTGCTCGAATGggatttctaaaaatatttaaagcgaTAAAAAGAGTTGTAGATATCGATGGTTGTTTTTGTCGCAAACAAACTATACCCATGATTAAAAATGTAGAAAGGAATGGTGGTTTTGGTTCTACGGGAAAACaatttgtatattaa